One Huiozyma naganishii CBS 8797 chromosome 5, complete genome DNA segment encodes these proteins:
- the ADH3 gene encoding alcohol dehydrogenase ADH3 (similar to Saccharomyces cerevisiae ADH3 (YMR083W); ancestral locus Anc_2.480), with protein sequence MLRFQAQSLLRSNFKQFLRLQSTVSIPQTQKGVIFYEHGGDLHYKDIPVPKPKPNEILVNVKYSGVCHTDLHAWKGDWPLSVKLPLVGGHEGAGVVVAKGSNVNNFEIGDLAGIKWLNGSCMSCELCESGHESNCEHADLSGYTHDGSFQQYATADAVQAAKIPEGTNLAEVAPVLCAGITVYKALKEASLSPGQWVCISGAAGGLGSLAVQYGKAMGLRVIGIDGGPGKEELFKSLGGEVFIDFTKQKTDSDMVAAIQKATNGGPHGVINVSVSDAAISLSTKYVRTCGTVVLVGLPAHSVVKSDVFSHVVKSINIKGSYVGNRADTREALDFFSRGLIKSPIKVVGLSELPAVYKLMEAGKILGRYVVDTAK encoded by the coding sequence ATGCTTAGGTTTCAGGCGCAAAGTTTGCTACGGTCCAATTTCAAGCAGTTTTTGAGACTGCAGAGTACGGTTTCGATCCCGCAGACTCAAAAGGGTGTAATCTTCTATGAGCACGGTGGGGATCTTCACTACAAGGACATCCCAGTCCCCAAGCCCAAACCCAACGAGATCCTGGTGAATGTGAAGTACTCTGGTGTGTGCCACACGGATCTGCATGCCTGGAAGGGTGACTGGCCGCTTTCAGTGAAGCTGCCTCTCGTTGGTGGTCACGAAGGCGCCGGTGTCGTCGTTGCCAAAGGGTCCAACGTCAACAACTTCGAAATCGGTGACTTGGCCGGGATCAAGTGGTTGAACGGGTCGTGTATGTCCTGTGAGTTGTGTGAGTCAGGGCACGAGTCCAACTGTGAACACGCGGATCTCTCTGGTTACACCCACGACGGGTCCTTCCAACAGTACGCTACTGCGGATGCGGTGCAGGCTGCGAAGATCCCCGAGGGGACCAACTTGGCCGAGGTGGCCCCAGTGCTGTGTGCCGGGATCACCGTTTACAAAGCTCTGAAGGAAGCTTCTTTGAGCCCAGGCCAGTGGGTGTGTATCTCCGGTGCCGCTGGCGGGTTAGGGTCTCTTGCCGTGCAGTACGGGAAGGCCATGGGTCTGAGAGTGATCGGGATCGATGGCGGGCCCGGTAAGGAGGAACTATTCAAGTCTCTTGGTGGGGAAGTGTTCATCGACTTCACAAAGCAGAAGACAGACAGCGACATGGTTGCTGCGATACAAAAGGCTACGAACGGTGGGCCTCACGGTGTGATCAACGTCTCTGTCTCTGATGCGGCGATCTCTCTGTCCACGAAGTACGTGCGAACCTGTGGGACCGTCGTGCTCGTTGGTCTCCCAGCGCACTCCGTCGTCAAATCCGACGTCTTCTCCCATGTGGTCAAGTCCATCAACATCAAGGGCTCGTACGTCGGTAACAGGGCAGACACGAGAGAGGCTCTGGACTTCTTCTCCAGAGGACTCATCAAGTCCCCCATCAAGGTGGTCGGTCTCTCTGAACTCCCAGCAGTGTACAAGCTGATGGAGGCGGGCAAGATCCTTGGCAGATACGTCGTCGACACGGCCAAATAA
- the YPF1 gene encoding aspartic endopeptidase (similar to Saccharomyces cerevisiae YKL100C; ancestral locus Anc_2.481): MNDCIRYVSKLFQWGNDHIQRERPANSELEAVFNEINKRTAHMGADHNGVPTSLVGSAQFVVEWTKYLTHKIMQFHDNFVSYQVSFLVMATVLIVLGTLLSVKSIPTTALPPTREHHLFDPTDNEVNSECMIKDMNKNKRGRLECASASLHEDDWLRGDISTGHAFVAPIVITATLVGLYYLHHWGKLPHFARIFRWFVLGEGCFSVISVTANIWRSALRVVCHKYRCNPLRVASRYRVSLVDDNAEAHSINDGCVDVNPYYHDQSLGVRDDQDVSDKTGKLRRCGQCEAMKPTAIPMGQQLANVYFDWIQVGSLCFAGLTSWIYYWHPNNWIVSNILSMNVTIWTISRWNLKDLKVGMLLLCGLFLYDVYFVFGTNVMVTVANNLDLPVKLLLPTAGNGDSAGPGVSSGLNYALLGSGDVICPGLFISMCYKFDIWRWHSVHEDTEFHLLNLGRYVGRYSTVALVSYIVALCGCLVAADVWDVAQPAMLYVVPCLVGSVSLVAYASGDFREFWNFSYDTVIVDTTPGSDSCEPASSDLDILLDDGSAEGMRYDEDADADYISGDASSGSEDDEDVDADGDEDVDADGDDEVAQE, encoded by the coding sequence ATGAATGATTGTATACGTTATGTCTCGAAGCTGTTTCAGTGGGGGAACGACCATATCCAGAGAGAGCGCCCTGCCAACTCGGAACTAGAGGCTGTCTTTAACGAGATTAACAAGAGGACAGCCCATATGGGTGCTGACCACAATGGTGTTCCTACTAGTCTTGTTGGATCGGCacagtttgttgttgagTGGACCAAGTATTTAACGCACAAGATCATGCAGTTCCATGACAATTTTGTGTCCTACCAGGTTTCGTTTCTTGTCATGGCCACGGTATTGATTGTTTTGGGGACCCTGCTGTCTGTGAAGTCTATCCCCACGACGGCATTGCCACCTACGAGGGAGCATCATTTGTTTGACCCAACGGACAACGAAGTCAACTCAGAATGCATGATTAAGGAcatgaacaagaacaagagggGTCGTCTCGAGTGTGCATCGGCATCGCTGCACGAGGACGACTGGCTTCGCGGTGACATTTCAACGGGCCACGCATTCGTCGCCCCGATCGTGATCACGGCCACATTAGTGGGTCTGTACTACCTTCACCACTGGGGGAAACTGCCCCATTTCGCACGCATCTTCCGTTGGTTCGTCCTGGGGGAAGGTTGCTTCAGCGTTATCTCCGTGACGGCAAACATTTGGCGGTCCGCTCTCCGTGTCGTGTGCCACAAGTACCGGTGTAACCCATTGAGAGTAGCATCCAGATACCGGGTCTCACTGGTGGATGATAACGCGGAGGCACATAGCATAAACGATGGGTGTGTCGACGTGAATCCGTACTACCATGACCAGTCCCTTGGTGTACGCGATGACCAAGACGTGAGTGACAAGACGGGCAAGTTGAGAAGGTGTGGTCAATGCGAGGCGATGAAACCCACGGCGATCCCCATGGGGCAGCAGCTGGCGAACGTGTATTTCGATTGGATCCAAGTCGGGTCGCTGTGTTTTGCAGGGCTTACAAGTTGGATTTACTACTGGCACCCTAACAACTGGATCGTGTCCAACATCCTGTCCATGAACGTGACCATTTGGACCATCAGCCGTTGGAACCTCAAGGATCTGAAAGTCGGTATGCTGTTGCTATGCGGGTTGTTCCTGTACGACGTGTATTTCGTGTTTGGAACCAACGTCATGGTCACCGTAGCCAACAACCTGGATTTACCCGtcaaactgctgttgcccACTGCTGGGAATGGAGACTCTGCGGGTCCCGGGGTCAGTAGTGGCTTGAACTACGCACTTTTGGGATCCGGGGACGTGATTTGTCCCGGGTTGTTCATCTCGATGTGTTACAAGTTCGACATTTGGCGGTGGCATTCAGTGCACGAGGACACCGAGTTCCACCTGTTGAACCTGGGCCGGTACGTGGGGCGTTACTCGACCGTTGCGTTGGTAAGTTACATAGTCGCCCTGTGCGGCTGCCTCGTGGCAGCCGATGTGTGGGACGTTGCGCAGCCCGCCATGCTGTACGTCGTTCCCTGCCTTGTCGGCAGTGTCTCGTTAGTGGCCTACGCAAGCGGGGACTTCCGAGAGTTCTGGAACTTCAGCTACGACACGGTCATAGTGGACACCACACCGGGCAGCGATTCGTGCGAGCCCGCCAGCAGCGACTTGGACATCCTCCTCGACGACGGCAGTGCAGAGGGCATGCGCTACGACGAGGACGCGGACGCGGACTACATCTCTGGCGACGCGTCATCGGGAAgtgaggacgacgaggacgtcGACGCCGACGGCGACGAGGACGTCGACGCcgacggcgacgacgaagtGGCGCAGGAATGA
- the ZAP1 gene encoding Zap1p (similar to Saccharomyces cerevisiae ZAP1 (YJL056C); ancestral locus Anc_1.326) → MRCYLRRRFLVGSQLVGFWVGWSGSLRRGEWGMGCQVDQQQRTQQWAEEGVVHGHIHNYNNVTYIHGHVHRNGRAGEDGAGEGGASGPLSPEHSLLLQQQEGRHALADECENFEFFDFHGDVAFTGGAPYYPLVPLPNGGTAGAGVSSLGQKRLLEQSCRPSASAKRVKSEGARLAAGSPAQGDDCSCAPQVLEVCCDVDHMESKDPCVDAGAVESTTAKVPPFVQTTTTTNSRCPPWNYHDELLHGGAVPSSSQLNATMKQFIDLSCDLDCASLGLPPPERLPNNSGSIMQNSKDQVAVDFFDRYCQLCENNEAHQQHVYGDNDAAAKIGKQHAHAATVPLENQLKTADMKILEDLCNISSLYEAPLAKHMNHTHHNHLEEPTASGGNTTENLNLLGGITRTESSEPRENVTQQHSNGHNNNYHHHHRVHLHPHIKDPTLSQQTIPLTPNSLLTAGGDDPRNTIDFNWIFKKNEPDALHCRWDQCSHTSPFENLIDLQKHMFMEHIPQSTSYDIDDYFCNWQDCHFQGQDVCSLVNHINDNHGINFNIKVPEPKVKPEKQPTAKLIHTDMRNEHDPVECKWGGCHLKFGSCKELNDHLENDHLPRGQSQYTCSWAGCGKTFTQRQKIARHLKVHTRYKPYKCPQCQKCFSSDETLKQHLRIHSGEKPYHCDICGKRFAISSSLKIHVRTHTGEKPLQCAVCGKRFIESSNLNKHMKTHEKGFQCSKCHKKFPNKGKMELHSARCK, encoded by the coding sequence ATGCGTTGCTATTTAAGACGTCGGTTCTTAGTTGGTTCTCAGTTGGTCGGTTTCTGGGTTGGTTGGTCGGGTTCCCTGAGACGAGGCGAGTGGGGGATGGGCTGTCAGGTggatcaacagcagcggaCGCAGCAGTGGGCGGAGGAGGGGGTCGTTCATGGCCATATTcacaactacaacaacgTCACGTATATCCACGGGCATGTCCACAGGAATGGGAGGGCAGGGGAGGATGGGGCTGGGGAGGGTGGGGCCAGTGGTCCGTTGTCCCCGGAACACTCATTGCTGTTGCAGCAACAAGAGGGAAGGCATGCGCTCGCGGATGAGTGTGAGAACTTTgagttcttcgatttcCATGGGGATGTGGCCTTTACTGGTGGTGCGCCGTACTACCCGCTCGTGCCGTTGCCCAATGGTGGTACCGCAGGTGCTGGTGTCTCGTCGCTGGGGCAGAAACGGTTGTTGGAGCAAAGTTGTCGCCCGAGTGCCAGTGCCAAGAGGGTAAAGTCCGAAGGTGCGAGATTGGCCGCTGGGTCGCCCGCTCAGGGGGATGACTGTAGTTGTGCTCCACAGGTACTAGAAGTCTGTTGCGATGTAGACCATATGGAGAGCAAGGACCCCTGTGTAGATGCAGGTGCAGTCGAGTCCACGACCGCAAAAGTACCGCCATTCGTGCAAACGACAACGACTACCAACTCTAGGTGTCCGCCTTGGAACTACCACGATGAGCTGTTGCACGGGGGGGCCGTCCCCAGTAGTAGTCAATTGAATGCGACTATGAAACAGTTTATAGACCTGAGTTGCGACTTGGACTGTGCGTCGTTGGGGCTCCCACCACCGGAACGATTGCCCAACAACTCGGGTTCGATCATGCAGAACAGTAAAGACCAAGTGGCCGTAGACTTCTTCGATAGGTACTGCCAACTCTGCGAGAACAACGAGGCTCACCAGCAGCATGTCTACGGGGACAACGACGCCGCTGCTAAAATCGGTAAACAACACGCTCACGCGGCGACGGTGCCCCTGGAGAACCAATTGAAAACAGCAGATATGAAGATCCTCGAGGACCTTTGTAACATCTCCTCGCTCTACGAGGCACCGCTGGCAAAACACATGAACCACACGCATCATAACCACCTCGAGGAACCCACGGCCTCGGGAGGGAACACAACGGAAAATCTTAACCTGCTCGGTGGCATTACCAGGACTGAATCCAGTGAACCACGGGAGAACGTGACCCAACAGCACAGCAACGgacacaacaacaattaccaccaccaccataGAGTACACTTGCACCCACATATCAAGGATCCAACTTTATCACAACAGACGATACCGCTCACTCCGAATAGCTTGTTGACTGCGGGTGGGGACGACCCACGCAACACAATAGACTTCAACTGGATTTTTAAGAAGAACGAGCCTGATGCTCTCCATTGCAGATGGGACCAGTGTTCGCACACGAGTCCCTTTGAAAACCTGATAGACTTGCAAAAGCATATGTTCATGGAACACATCCCACAGAGCACCAGTTACGACATCGATGATTACTTTTGCAACTGGCAAGACTGTCACTTCCAAGGGCAAGACGTTTGCTCCCTGGTCAACCATATCAACGACAACCACGGGatcaacttcaacattAAAGTCCCAGAACCAAAGGTAAAGCCGGAGAAGCAACCCACTGCAAAACTGATTCATACGGATATGCGGAACGAACACGATCCAGTTGAGTGCAAGTGGGGGGGTTGTCACTTGAAGTTCGGCTCTTGCAAAGAGCTGAACGACCATCTAGAAAACGACCATCTCCCAAGAGGCCAGTCGCAGTACACCTGTTCTTGGGCCGGCTGCGGTAAGACGTTTACACAGCGACAAAAGATAGCGCGCCATTTGAAGGTGCACACCCGCTACAAGCCGTACAAGTGTCCGCAGTGCCAAAAATGTTTCTCCAGCGACGAAACTCTGAAACAGCACCTTAGGATCCATTCGGGCGAGAAACCGTACCACTGCGATATCTGTGGCAAACGGTTTGCGATATCctcatctttgaagatcCATGTCAGAACGCATACGGGCGAAAAACCACTACAGTGCGCCGTCTGCGGCAAACGGTTCATCGAATCGTCCAACCTCAATAAACACATGAAGACGCACGAGAAGGGGTTCCAGTGCTCGAAGTGCCACAAGAAATTCCCAAACAAGGGCAAGATGGAACTCCATTCAGCGCGTTGCAAGTAG
- the LOG1 gene encoding Log1p (similar to Saccharomyces cerevisiae YJL055W; ancestral locus Anc_1.327), which produces MTVQSVCVYCGSSAGNNELFGQEAAKLGALLYQLGWKLVYGGGTTGLMGSVASAAMGVRRDGRVHGIIPDALVEKEREPCSDDDGLNEQLSMTVDNHKGSTPLSRACGETTVVSDMHTRKRMMAKESDAFVAMPGGYGTFEEIMECITWSQLGIHNKPIVLFNIDGFYDSLLAFIRNSIDNGFISESNGKIVQVADTAQGVIDKIVQYNAPEGRFNLNWADECEDPRH; this is translated from the coding sequence ATGACGGTGCagagtgtgtgtgtgtacTGTGGTTCGTCTGCTGGGAACAATGAGCTGTTTGGGCAGGAGGCTGCGAAGCTCGGTGCGTTGCTGTACCAGCTAGGGTGGAAGCTGGTGTACGGTGGCGGGACCACTGGGTTGATGGGGTCTGTTGCGAGCGCAGCGATGGGTGTGAGGAGGGACGGGAGGGTCCATGGGATTATCCCTGATGCTCTGGTGGAGAAGGAGAGGGAACCCTGTagcgacgacgacgggTTAAACGAACAGCTGTCGATGACGGTGGATAACCACAAGGGGTCGACGCCGCTGTCGCGGGCGTGTGGAGAGACGACCGTTGTGTCTGATATGCACACGCGGAAGAGGATGATGGCGAAGGAGAGCGACGCGTTCGTCGCTATGCCCGGCGGGTACGGCACTTTCGAGGAGATCATGGAGTGCATCACATGGTCGCAGCTGGGGATTCACAACAAGCCAATCGTGCTGTTCAACATCGACGGGTTTTACGACTCGTTGCTTGCATTCATCAGGAATTCAATCGATAACGGGTTCATCAGCGAGAGCAACGGGAAGATCGTACAAGTCGCTGACACGGCACAGGGAGTCATCGACAAAATTGTGCAGTACAACGCCCCAGAGGGCAGATTCAACCTCAACTGGGCCGACGAATGCGAGGACCCAAGGCATTAA
- the TIM54 gene encoding Tim22-complex subunit TIM54 (similar to Saccharomyces cerevisiae TIM54 (YJL054W); ancestral locus Anc_1.328), protein MSDPGPVKSAERVGAAAPTAKKPTGFSNPALRAMGIPVIKLPSRNWMIFWSVLAAGVGGVAFDKYKQRRVIAEYTDSVRGRAEAQMPVDRLPRKVTVFIAPPPNDYLDTSLKLWRRYVKPILFYAGVDYNVVDEDRQGVIRTYVANEMRSLRRQRIVQQQQGLNPAHTVIRSESDSDDEAGDPHFRHNFDFRKIVGIFYKKPPPQEIISEDAQTEDARLSGGVICLGRGAYKEYINGLHEGLLGPLDPPEPAPETETNSTDPPSNMPETNTGNVKPSSDGQVSLTDAAASLLDDLPEKNAESAPETPTETAPEVPDTKVLKPFISPDDYAAVETPPAELPELGSAIIRDPKTHVPILLHQAVLVIPVPNLIGFLTIPERIYRFYLKRRHAEEVCSEVTQLVNQSDVRPFQYPTDLALGKGEEQDWPKRWVKQGQERGSEWIQELRGDERITGLMSVYNNSIDTSDEE, encoded by the coding sequence ATGTCTGATCCCGGTCCAGTGAAATCTGCGGAGAGAGTTGGCGCTGCAGCCCCGACTGCGAAGAAACCCACTGGGTTCTCAAACCCGGCACTCAGGGCAATGGGCATCCCGGTGATCAAGTTGCCCTCCAGGAATTGGATGATCTTCTGGTCTGTGCTCGCCGCAGGGGTTGGTGGAGTTGCCTTCGACAAGTACAAACAGAGGCGGGTCATTGCGGAGTACACGGATTCGGTACGTGGGAGGGCAGAGGCCCAGATGCCAGTGGACAGACTGCCGCGGAAGGTCACCGTGTTCATCGCGCCGCCGCCAAACGACTACTTGGATACGTCGTTGAAACTATGGAGACGGTACGTGAAGCCGATTCTGTTCTACGCTGGGGTCGACTACAACGTCGTGGACGAGGACAGACAGGGCGTTATAAGAACATACGTCGCCAACGAGATGCGGTCGCTGAGAAGGCAAAGGATCgtgcaacaacagcaaggGTTGAACCCTGCTCATACTGTAATACGGAGTGAGAGTGATAGTGATGATGAGGCGGGGGACCCACATTTCAGACATAACTTTGATTTCAGGAAGATCGTCGGGATCTTCTACAAGAAACCTCCCCCCCAAGAGATCATCAGTGAGGATGCACAGACTGAGGATGCAAGACTCAGCGGTGGCGTGATTTGTCTTGGGAGGGGTGCGTACAAAGAGTATATCAATGGTCTGCATGAGGGATTGTTGGGACCACTGGATCCGCCAGAACCCGCCCCAGAGACAGAGACAAACTCCACTGACCCTCCATCGAATATGCCTGAGACTAATACAGGTAACGTAAAGCCCAGCAGCGATGGTCAGGTGTCGTTAACGGACGCTGCTGCATCACTTCTCGACGACCTACCTGAGAAAAATGCAGAGTCTGCACCAGAAACCCCAACGGAGACTGCACCTGAAGTCCCAGACACCAAGGTGCTGAAACCGTTCATTTCACCAGATGACTACGCCGCAGTGGAGACCCCGCCAGCGGAACTCCCCGAACTCGGGTCTGCCATTATAAGAGACCCGAAGACGCATGTTCCGATACTCCTACACCAAGCGGTGCTCGTCATCCCGGTCCCAAATCTCATCGGCTTCCTCACAATCCCAGAGAGGATCTACAGATTCTACCTGAAGAGGAGACACGCGGAGGAAGTCTGCTCAGAGGTCACACAGCTCGTGAACCAGAGTGATGTCAGACCATTCCAGTACCCTACAGACCTGGCGCTGGGCAAAGGTGAAGAACAAGACTGGCCCAAGAGATGGGTCAAGCAGGGACAAGAGAGAGGAAGCGAATGGATCCAGGAATTGAGGGGCGACGAAAGAATAACCGGACTAATGTCCGTTTACAACAATTCTATCGACACCTCCGATGAAGAATGA
- the PEP8 gene encoding retromer subunit PEP8 (similar to Saccharomyces cerevisiae PEP8 (YJL053W); ancestral locus Anc_1.329), protein MSIFFKSPIDIEVLLDGEENRKHVDLFKGGSSTKTMKESLPLYEDGESIAGLVTLRVRDGRSIDHLGVKVSVIGSIDMVKTSGGNTTSTNGNSKLNSNSSLYNYDDPKKKPVDQFLCLSYDLCPAGELNHSESFPFTFKNLSKRYESYRGKNVDVTYYVKVTVMRKSTDISKAKKFWVHLFKDMTPPVREPNVQGSVTDAAGATSQTTNTPPSVLTKPVRLDIGIENCLHIEFEYSKAQYSLNDVIVGRIYFLLTRLKVRHMELSLLTRETSGLKPSNFLLDSTSIRYEIMDGSPVKGETIPIRLFLSGYDLTPNMSCNYFNIKNYLNLVIIDEDGRRYFKQSEISLYRTK, encoded by the coding sequence ATgagtatatttttcaaatcaCCGATAGATATAGAGGTACTACTCGATGGAGAGGAGAACAGAAAGCACGttgatcttttcaaaggtgGCTCAAGCACCAAAACGATGAAAGAATCTCTGCCCCTGTACGAGGATGGTGAGTCCATTGCAGGGCTGGTTACTCTCCGGGTTCGCGACGGGAGGAGCATAGACCATTTGGGGGTCAAAGTGTCTGTCATCGGATCCATTGATATGGTGAAGACGTCAGGGGGCAATACTACTAGCACAAACGGTAACTCCAAACTGAACAGTAATTCTTCTTTGTACAACTACGACGAcccgaagaagaaacctGTAGATCAGTTCCTCTGTTTGAGTTACGATCTGTGCCCCGCGGGTGAACTGAACCATTCCGAGAGCTTCCCGTttactttcaaaaatttgagcAAAAGATACGAGTCCTACAGAGGCAAGAACGTCGACGTCACTTACTACGTCAAAGTCACTGTAATGAGGAAATCTACTGATATATCAAAGGCAAAGAAATTCTGGGTCCATCTCTTCAAGGATATGACACCTCCTGTAAGGGAGCCAAATGTCCAAGGAAGCGTCACAGATGCAGCAGGAGCCACATCACAGACCACAAATACACCTCCCAGCGTATTGACAAAGCCAGTAAGGTTAGACATCGGAATTGAAAATTGTCTCCATATAGAGTTTGAGTACTCGAAAGCACAGTACAGTCTGAATGACGTTATCGTTGGTAGAATATACTTTCTTTTAACGCGATTGAAAGTCCGACACATGGAGTTGAGTCTGCTTACAAGAGAGACGTCAGGCTTGAAACCATCCAATTTCTTGCTGGACTCGACTTCTATAAGGTATGAAATAATGGACGGTTCTCCAGTGAAGGGCGAAACGATACCGATCAGGCTCTTTTTAAGTGGGTACGACTTGACACCGAACATGAGTTGCAACTATTTCAACATCAAGAACTATCTTAACCTCGTCATTATCGATGAGGACGGAAGGAGGTACTTCAAGCAGTCCGAGATCAGTTTGTACCGTACTAAGTAG